Below is a genomic region from Microbulbifer sp. ALW1.
ATTGGCCCACTGGGGCTGGTTGCTCCAGTCGGCATTGATGTAATGCCAGGCTTTGGTGGAGGTGCGATTGATCTCTCCATTTTTGTTATTGAACCACTGAAGGTCATTGTGCAATGTCACACTGCCATCGGGGCTCTGACCGGTGCTGTTGAACGGTAGCTTGAAATCATACTGATGGAACAGGGCGCCGTGCGGCGTGGCCTCGGCAATGAAGTGCGGCAGGCCTTCGGCCTCGGCAATAGCGGCCTCTTCTCCCACGTCGGAGTCAAACTGCGACGAGCCCACCCAGTCTACATACTGTTTTCCGGGCCAGTAACCCTGCTCGGTATTGCCCAGGGTCGAGGTGGTGCGTCCGGTGCCGTGGAAAGAGTCCGACTGCCACACGTGGGCCACGTTGTTGACTCCGCGACCATCCATAAACGTGCGGATATATTTAAATGTTTCACGGAAGTTTACATCGGACCAGCCACCCGCATCGCCATTGAACTCGTAGCAGGTGCGCAGGAAGAAGCGGGTGTTCCCGTGCTCGTTGAAAAAGTCCGCGAGCTCTGTCAGCAAATCGTCGTAGGCACCACCGTTATACAGCGACGGCATCCGGTCATTACTCGGGCACCACAAACCGATGGAAACCACTGCCGGGCTGTAGGTATCAATCAGCCAGTCGATGTTCATTTCTCCGGAACCCCAGTGATTCTGGCGGTAGCCATTGTCGAAACAACCGCTGGCGGAGTTGGAGCTGTAATCACCGACGCTCTTCAGTCCGTCGAGGCCTTTGAAGCAGTAGCTGCCGTCGTAATTGGACTCGCCGCGAGACAGGGTGGTGTACATGGTGAATCCACTGGGGCGCGGCAGGTCTGACTGCGCCATATACCCTTGAATGGAAGCCTTGTCCTGGCCGACGATAAAGTAGCGCTGGCCATCGGCGGGAATAACCGGTTTGCCGGCACTGGGGGACGGTGTCGGCGTTGGAGTAGGAGTAGGAGTAGGAGTCGGTGTAGAACCGCTGCTGCCATGAAACTCGACATAATCCACATTCATCGCTGCATCGCCGGATTCGAAGACCAGTGCGACGGTCGCCCCTTCCGGGATCGCCACCGAGTGGGTTGCGGAGGTGTAGTTACCCGTCCAGCTGCCATTGCCACTGAACGGAATATCCCCGGCGTCACTGCCGTTGATTTTCAGGGACAGTTTGCCACTGTTCTGAGAGGCGAAGTAAATGGTCAGAGACTCGGAAGCCGGTACATTGCTGAAACTGAAGCCGGCGCCATTCTGGTAGATGTAGGCCACACCGGCACCACCGGAAGCAGCACCGTCGTTATAGATTTCTGCAACGCCGGACAGGCTACCGCTCTCCGCTTCCAGTTTGGTGGTCGCGGGTGTGGGCGTCGGGCTTGGCGTTGGCGTAGGGCTAGGTGAAGGTGTGGGTGTGGGTGTTGGAGTTGGAGTCGGTGTTGGGCTGGGCGCAGCCGAGCAGGAATCCGGAGTCATCGGCGGGTGCATTTCGCCGTACTGCGCCGGCGAGTAATAGCCGTCCACACCCGGTCCTTCCAGGCGGAACTCCACCTCACCACCTGCGTAAGCGATATTGCTCACACACTGGCCGGGGGCGCAGCTGCTGTCGGAGTTCCACATCCACTGGCCGTTGTTGTAACCGGCCACCCACACGTTGCCACTGGCGGTGATAGTGGCATCGTTGAATACCAGATTGCCATTGTCGGTACACACGGATGCCGCCTGGGCGCGCTCGGACGCGAGGCCGGATCCACAGCCGACCAGTGCACAGGCGATCGCCGTCGCTAACAGTTTCGGTTGATTATTATTTTGTATCATCGCTAATCCTTATTTTCAGTTGTTTTTCGATGAGAAGTTTTCAAAGGCGCGACCCCCATTGCGCCGTTGGTGTCTTTTGCGCGCAATCGGGGTCGTCTTTTTGAGAGACAGGGACAGGTTTAAAGCGAGCGCAAGAAACGCGCTATATCCGCTTTTTCACCCGCACTGAGTGCCGGAACACTGCCGTTACCATGGGCATCGATGGCAGCTTCCAGCGAGGTCGCGCGACCGTCGTGCATAAACAGGGTGGCTTTGCCATTGCGTTCCAACAGCTCCACGTTCTGGCCGATGGCCCAGAGCGCCGGGGTACGGAAGTCTCCGCCGGTACCGACATCCCACAGTTTCATATCCGTGTAGGGGCGGATGCTCAGATCCCGCGCCCACGCCGGTGCATCGCTGCGGGTTTTCTGGGTCGGCTGGTGGCAGCCGGCGCAACCGGCCTCATGGAAAGCCACTTCACCTTCCGCCACTTGCGGGTCCACATAGGTGTCGTAATCACGCACCGGCACGTGCAGGGTTTCGGTGTACTTCACGATCTGATCGAAGGTGTTTTCACCGATATCTGCCGGGGTCAATCCCAGGTCTGCCAGCAGCGCGTTTTCCGACTGCTCACGCACGCTTGCCACAGAGCCATCCCAGGTAAGCGCCACTTCCGCACCGGCAATCCACTGCAGAAGACCAACGCCGAAGGTAGCCGGCGCTACCAACGGGCCTTTCGCGGTCTGCACCACAAAGTCGGAGCGCCCATCACGGAAGTGACAGTCACCACAGGAGCCTTCGCCGGCGTCCTTGATCACGGTGCCGTTCACATCGGTGATCGCCACACCACCATCAAACCCATCCTGATTGGGACGACCGCCCGGGACCTGCGACAGGCCATGGAAGGCGTGGTGACCCCAGATAAAGTCGTCCACATCCTCGGCGCTCTGCACCGTGGTCAACTGCTGGGTGAAGCGCGCGTTGCGCTCTTCGTCTTCCACCGGGTTACAGCCATTGGAGTGCACCATACGCACGCCGGCGGGCCCGGCCAGGTTCAGGCGCGGGTCACCGGTGGCAGTCGTAAAGCCCTGCCCCAGGGTGGTGTTCTGCATGGTGTTGTACACCTGGGAACTGATCGAGGTTCCGCCCGGGAAATTGTTCTGGGCGGTGGGAAAGGTCGCCTCCCAGCTGATGATCTGGCCGTAGTCGAAACTGTTCGCCGGCAGCGGGTAACTGTTGACGATGTACTGCGGGCCCTGACAGTTACCGGCTCCCCATTCAAATGCCTCGATCCGCAATGGACCGGTGCTGGCATTGGGCTGAATGGCAAACTCCCCTTCCCCATCGACAAACGTCGTGGTGTAACGCTCGAGACCGGAAGTCAGCGAATTGTTGTAGGGCGTCGCGTCGAACGAAACAAATTCTTCCGGACGATCTCGGGAGTGCGGGTGACCGTGGCGCTGCCAGTTAGCGCTGGTATAGGTCTTGGTTGCACGGTTGCGCGGATCGATGCGATCGCTCGGATTACTTTCGTCGTATTCGAACAGCGCGGTGTAAACCCAGTTATCTTCCGGCTCAGCGTTTACCGTGCCGTAAATACGGTAGCGCAGGAAGTAATAGAACTTGCCGTAACAGGCCCCGGGGATTTCCGCGTTGTAGGGCCCCGCCAAAGTGCCGGGCATGTCAGCCTTGTGGAACTGGATCTGGTTGTTGGAACACCACAACTCTAGATTCGGATCCTTGGCAGAGCGCGGGTAACCGTCACCGCCCCAGGGCGAGAACTGGGCGATCAAACCACCACTCAGGTCCGGCGTATGCCCGGGACGCCAGGTTAAGGTGCGGCCTTCGATATCAATCGCCATGCCCATCACCCGTGGAGTGAGTCCATTGATCGGCGTCTTGAGGGCCGGCGCCGGGTGATCCACCAGAGGCAACTGGGGAATCAATTGCGCATCCGCCAGTTCCCAGGTACTGAATTGGGTACCTTTGGTATCCGCCGGGCTGTGGTCACCGGCGTAGAAGTACAGTGGCTGGCTGTTGTAGGTGACATGGTAATCGGTCACTTCTACCGTGTTACCGCAATCGTCTTCGGTAGTGTAAGCGCGCTCGATGGTGCCGAAGCTACCGGTCACACCACCGGCCCCCACGAGATCCATCGGATCGGCAACGATGACTTTCGGCCAGTTGGTTTCACAGTCGCCAACACAATTACTGACGTTGTCGCTGTCGTTCAGGAAAGTGTAGAGCGCATAACCTTCGCGTCCGGTAGCCTCACCGCCGATCAGGCGCGCGAGGCCGGCTTCACCATTGGTGACCACCATTCCCACGGTAGGCTTGGGCGCAGGCGGTGCTACCGGGTCGCCGCCGCTGCCCGCGGTATAGCAGACGGCATCGGTAATCCCTTCACCGGGTTTGACCGTGATCTGGGAAATGCACTGGCCACCACCGAATTCATCACCCTGTAAACGCATTTCCAGCGTGTAGGTGGTCTCCGGGTCTATGGCACCGAGATCGGTCTCATAGCGGTAATAGCTGTCGCCGGCCGCAGTGGTGTGCAGCACCTGGTTGCCGGCCTGATTGGGCGCGCTGCCCTGCAGGCCCCAGATCGCAAAGCCGCGACTCGCGCCCGCCTGCTCGGAATGGTAGGCAATACCGCTGCTGGTAAGCCCCGCTTCAAAGCCATCGCCAAAGTCCGCAGCCGGATCCCCTTCGGGAGCCTCGCAGCTCGGAGTCGGAGTCGGAGTCGGAGTCGGAGTCGGAGTCGGAGTCGGAGTCGGAGTCGGAGTCGGAGTCGGAGTCGGAGTCGGAGTCGGAGTCGGAGTCGGAGTCGGAGCAGTGTCTTCGGTGAACTCCACGAAGTCCACGTTCATTGCCGCATCGCCATTCTCGAAAAGAATCTCAATGCTATCACCAGCAGCAAGTGCAATGTTCAGGCTGGCAATCGCATAGCTGCCACCCCAGGCACCGGTGGCACTGAACTGCAGGTCTCCGGCATCGCTGCCGTTGACGCGCACACTGAGCTTGCCGGAATTTTCTGAAGCATAATGCACCCGGATGCCATTGGCCGCCGGCACATTGTCGATACGGAAACCGGAACCATCGGTATAGATATAGGCCACGCCCTGGCCGCCGGAAGCGGCGCCGTCACTGTAGACTTCCGCATCGCCCATCAGTGTCGCGGCCTCCGCTTCCACATGGGTTCCAGTCGGCGTCGGGGTAGGCGTCGGGGTAGGCGTCGGGGTAGGTGTCGGCGTAGGTGTGGGTGTCGGAGTAGGTGTCGGAGTGGGTGTCGGGCTAGGCGCAGATGAGCCATCACAGGCAGACGGCATTACCGACGGGTGCATACTGCTCTGGGGATATGGCGAGTAATAGCCATCAACACCCGGACCCTCGAGGCGAAATTCCACTTCACCGCCGCTATAGGCGATATTACTTGCGCACTGGCCGCTCGTGCAGCTCAGCTCGGATGTCCACATCCAGCTGCCGTTGTTATATCCACCAACCCAGACACTGCCATTTGCGGTAATAGCATCATCCTTGAAAACCAGATTGCCATCTTCGGTACATACCGACGCGGCAATGGCCGGCAGCGCACTCATCGACGCAATGCCGGCAACGGCAATCGCCAACTTCAGCGGGGTTGCGCTGCGCCGTTCATTTGCAGCTACAGCTGGAGAGGCTACGCAGGTGTCGCTGCCGCTACTGCGTAACATATTTCTGTTCATGGGACTGTTCATTCGCCACCCTGAATTTATCGCTATTAGTTTCGGGTATGCACTGGGTGCATCTTTTCTCATCAGCGAATCTGGGCGACAACAGGTGCGACGCAATCTCGCACCCATACAGGTACTCCACTAAAAACCGATCGTCATAAAACAATCACAGGTATGTTTTAACGTGGGTCATTGAGCACTGGAATCGCACAGATCCAGTGCATAGAAAAGCACACTGATCAGCAGCTTCAATAGCAATCCACGCCAGAAATACGGTGTTCGAATCCCCATGCTCAGGCAGAGCGTTCAGCGCGCGTTCGAACTCACGCGGCACCAGAACCCGAACCCTAAACTCCAGTAGCGCCGGGGGCTTCCGTCAATAAACCCGTTGCGCTTCAAGCGGGTTCGAGTAACCAACCGCTTCGGGTTCGAATTCTTTTTTTTAGTGAATTTTAAGATTCGAACCAGAATTACCCTCGAAAATCGGCGCTATCCGAGATTCACTCCTGGGTTGCCGGCTTCCGCCCCGTTTTGGGGCCGTACTGTCCCCGGTATTGCGAAGGGGTCATCCCCATACGCTTTCTAAACAGCGTATTGAAGGAAGATTTGCTGCGGAATCCCGCGTCTTCATAAATCTTCTGGATCGAGACGCAAGCCGGGTCTTCACTGCGCAACCGCTGCTTGATCTCTTCAATCCGGTAATGATTTACAAACTCATAAAAGTTTTTCTCAAAATGCCGATTGATGGCCTGCGACACCACACGCAAGGGCTGATCTGCAGCTTCCGCAAACTGTTCGACCGTCAGATCCGGACGTCGGTACCAGTGTTCCACTTCCATTAATTCACGCAGTTTTGCGAGTAGCGCATCACTAAACGGCACTTCTTTCTCGGCTTCAGGAACATCGGCTGCCGGCAGTTTCAGGGCAATACCGACGATCCGCATGCCCTGGGTAAGCCCAAAAAGGACGGCGCCGGTCAGCAGGAAAATCTCAAGCAGACTGGGAAGGTGAATGACCGTATGCCGCAGCACCGGCCAGCCAGTGACCGGCATAAACGGCGGCACCAGCGCCATTGCCCAGATCAGCGCAAAACCACTGGTCATTACCATCAGCCACAGTGGATCCACCGCATCCAGATTTCCGTAGTAATGTTGAATCTGTTGCTTGTAGCGGCGCAAGTGCCAAAGAGTGAGCAACGCGTACAGGGTATTCATCCCAAAGGACACGGTTGCAATAAAAATGTGGGGTCGCCAGAAAATGTCCACCATTCCCTCACCAAACAAGCCCAGTGGTGAAACCACCGCGGCAAGTGAAAAGGCGACCAGCGGGACGAGCAAGAAGCTGCCCCTGACAGAACCTGGATAAATCAGGGAATTGACATAGTGAAAGAGAAACGCACCGGGAAAGTAAAAAACCAGCGCCAGGGCACTGAAAAACCAGCCCCCGACATTGTGCCCAAACCAGCCAGAGATGATCGGATTGTAGGTGAGCAAAAACACCAGTTCCGTCAAACCCACCAGAAAAACAAAGCCGGCCAGGATGTTCGCACTGTGGCGGCGCGATCGAATCTGCACCGGTGAATCGCCCCGCACTTCGGCATACAGACGAATCAACGCCCGGCTGTGTAGCAGGTAGAATATGGCAAACAGTGCAGACTCGATAAACAGTATCCAGATCAGGATATCGTAGCCATTGAATACCGGTTTGCTTAGCGCTTCATAGAAGCCTCTCATCGGATAAGGACCTGTGTTTCATTATTTTTCTACTGGCCACTATAAATGACTAACTGCCAAATTGGCTGCGCACCCTCGCCATCACCTGCTGAAATGCGATGGACATCTCATGAGGCATCTGTTCTGACTGCAGGCGGCCAGACTGGATATCGGCACTGGCTGCTGCAATTTCAAACTCGAACCCGAGCCCCTTGCGGTAATCAATAAATTGATCAATCTGCTCGTCCAGCTGGAACAGGCTACAGCGGTCCGCACGCCAGAAATCCGGAATCGCGATATAGCCCTCTTCACCGATGATGTACGCCCAGTTCTGCAATTTGCAGCGGAAAGAAGTAGCCAGGGTGGCCACCGCTCCCTGTTGGTACTCCGCCAGAATGACCACATCATCTTCCACGCCGTTCGGCGCAAGATGTGTCCGCACCGAAATATCCTCAGGTTCCTGTTCCAGGAAGTACTGGGCAATCGCAACCGGGTAGATACCCATCTCCAACAGGCAACCTCCGGCGAGTCGGTTGTCGTATTCACGACGATCATTGGAAAAGGGGATCGGATACCCAAAATCCGCTTTAATGTGGCGAATCTTGCCGATGCGGCCTTGGTCTACCCATTGTTTTGCCTTGCGCAGCGCCGGTAGAAACCAGGTCCACATCCCCTCCATCAGATAGCAATTCTGATCCGTGGCGAATTTTGTCAGCTCACGACACTCATCCGGATTAACCACCAGAGGTTTCTCGCACAGCACTGCCTTACCAGAGGTCAGGGCAGCCACGGCCTGGGAGAAATGCAGGTTGTGGGGGGTTGCAATATAGACTGCGTCCACCTCGTCGGAATCGAAGAGACCTTGGTACCCCTCGCAAGCCATCCCAATGTCGTATTTGGCGGCAAAGAGTTCGGCGTTTCTTGCACTGCGCGCACCAACCGCAACCAGCTCGGCGTTATCCACATGCTGAATGTCGCCTGCAAACGAATGGGCTATGCGCCCCGCCCCAATAATTCCCCAGCGCACCTTGTTCATTACCCGTTCCTTTTCGTTCATTGTTTACACCGCGCAAGCATTTTTTTGTGGATCATGTGCAACGACGTTTGATGCCGACTTTACACCCAGGGCCTTTTCCAACTGCTCCAGCGTTTTGCCACGGGTTTCCGGCAGCAGCCAGGCGACGAGGACAAACCCCAAAAGCGCGAAACCACCATAAATTGAAAAGGTGCCAACAATCCCAAGATGCGCGAGCTCCCAGGGAAAGGCAAGTTGCACAACGTAACTCACCGCGCTGTTCGCCACTCCAATGCAAGAGATGGCAACACCACGAATGGTGTTCGGGAAAATTTCCGACAGCAGCACCCACATGACGGGCCCCAGAGAAAAGGCAAAAGAGGCAACAAAACCAAGGATTCCAATCAGAACCAGCTTCGCATTCACATCAATCGCCAGCTGCATCAGAGCGCTCTGGTGACTGAGGTATTCCTCCTGGGTCAAACGTTGTTTAAGTGCATTTTTGAACGCCACATCATTTTCAAATCGTACGCCGACCAGTGGCTTCAGCACTTCCGATTCGGTCAATGCAAAAACTTCACCGGCACGGTTCTCCGGGAGTTCGTAACTGGCGCGACTGAAGCTGCCAGCGCAAATGGCCATGCTCACAACCACCCCTGCCAGCCCGATTAGCATCAACGGTTTTCGACCCAGACGATCAATCAGTGCCATCGCCAACAGGGTGAAAACAATATTGATAATGCCTACCCACACTGCCTGAACAAAGGCTGCATCGGTACCAACGCCGCTCTGTTCGAATATTGTCGGTGCATAGAAGTAAACCGCATTGATACCGGTAATCTGCTGGGACACCCCGACAATGAGACCGAGCACCAACACCAACCGCATGGGGCGACCGAACAACCTGCGCACGGCATCGAGAACCGCCTGGCGCCCTTCCGATACCGACTCGCGGATACAGGCAATTTGCACCTCCACTTCATTCCGGCTCATCAAACGGGAAAAAATTCCACGCGCCTCCTGCTCGCGGTCATTCAACAACAACCAGCGCGGGCTTTCCGGAATGGTGTACAGCAATGCCAGATACATCAGTGCAGGCACTATTTCGATCCCCAGCATCCACCGCCAGGTGTGTACGTCAATACCGAGCGCCACAACCCAGGGAAGATCACCGGCACTCAATTGCAGAATCAGGTAGTTGGCGAAATAGGCGGCAGAAAAGCCCAGCATGATATTGAGCTGGTTTATGGACACCATCCGCCCCCGAGACCGCGCAGACGCGACTTCGGCAATGTACATGGGTGCGATATGCAGGGACGCAAAGGCCAGACCGCCAATAAAGCGCGCAAGCACCAGAAGAAAATAGGTTGTTGCAAAAGCGGAACAAATGGCTGAAACCACATACAGTGCCGCGATCAGCTTCAACACCGTGCGCCGGCCAAAGCGGTCGGCCAAAGACCCGGCGAGAAATGAGGCGATGATCGCCCCGAGTGTTGGCGCACTGACCACCATGCCCTGCTGAAATTCATTCAGGCCGAACTCAATAGCGGTGAAGCCGACAACACCGGAGATGACGGAGGCATCGAAGCCAAAAACAAATCCACCCAGCGAGACAATGAGAGCGTAACGTAGCGCATGTGACATAACGGTTCCGCTATTGTTTTTATTGATTTAAAAAAAAGCGGCAACCTGAATCCAGGTTGCCGCAAAAGTCGAAGAAGAGAGTAACAATTAAACACTGACGTTCGACGTTAGCCGGGTACCCGCGCCAAAAGGCGCAGGTACCCGTGCACACCTGGATCAGAAGTTAGCGCGCAGCCCCAGTGCGTAGCGGGCACCGAACTCCTGAGCACTGATCAGCTGATTGCTGAAGCGACCATGTTGACGGAAGTCTTCACCTGTCAGGTTCAAGCCTTCGAGGAATACGGTCATATTGTCGGAGATCTCGTAGCTGGCGCTCAGGTCCCACTGGCCATAGGCTTCGGTGAACACCGGCTCATCCGGAGCGCGCAACTGATCGGTAGATGCGAGGAAGTCATCACGCCAGTTGTAAGCGAGTCGCGCCTGGAAGCCATTCTTGTCATAGAAGCCCACCAGGTTGTAGGAATCGCTCAGACCGTTCAGTGCCAGCTGTTCTGCGGTTTCAAATACGTCGTATTCCAGGTCGCCGTCGACCAGGGTAGCGTTCGCCTGAAGACCGAACCCGCTGTCACCCAGCATGTGCTGTACCGCAAGCTCGAATCCCTGAACGTGGGAGTCGCCCTTGTTTACCGGTGTGGTGATCAGCCAGTTGATTTCCGGAGAGTTGGCAATCACCGTGCCATCACAGGCGGGTACATCTTCACCATTGAGGCCGCAGGTATTGCCGTTGATGCCCACATCACCGCGGCTCGGGTCGGTATAGGCTACGCCATCGGCGTTGTACAGCAGTCCGGACGTGGTATCTGCAGACACATAGTTATCCACAAACTTCTGGAAGTGGTTGACAGAAACGTAGCTGCCGTCTGCGTAGTACCACTCCAGCGCCAGGTCCAGGTTATCCGCCAGATAGGGTTTCAGGTCTGCATTACCCTGATAGGCGAGATAGGGGCCACTGGGACGACTGTTGGCGATGCTTACTGCCGGGCGCAGTGCGGTCAGGTCGGTACGCGTCATGGTGCGACCGATGGAGGCGCGTGCGACCACCTCTTCGGTAATATCCAGGCGAACATCCAGGCTTGGCAGGAAATAGGCGTAGTCGCCATCCAGCTCGGTTACACCGTAAACCAGATCCTCACTGAACTGCGGACGCAGTTCGGTCAGGCTTTCATAACGCAGCGCGTAAGGCGTCACCTGGCGGGTTTCACCGGTCACATCGGTCGCCTCGTAGCGTAAGCCGGCAACCATGGTCAGTGGCATCTGCGCAATTTCAGTTTCAAAATTAAACTGCGAATAAGCAGAAGTGCTCTGTTCGGTGACGGTGTTGTACACCTCCGGGTTGAAGGTAAAACCAAACTCATCGCCGATCTGGTCGTACATGGATTTCACGTCGAACTTGAGGAAGTACGGGAAGAGCGCTTCATTGCCACTAAAGGCACTGCCGGTACCGGCGCTACTGATCAGCGACAGCTGATCGACAGATGGGTTCCAGGCGCGACCGAGGGTGGTCATGTTCATGCGCCAGGTCGTATCGAATTCGAAATCGACATAGCCGATACCAAACTGGGCAGACTTCAGCATGCTGTCGTTGCTGTTCACCCAGTTGAAATCGAGTTTGGCCTGGTCGATGGTATTCAACACTTCATTGCCGCGGCCGATCACCAGGTTGCCACCAACACTGGCAAGGTCGTACTGCTCCCCTTTGGTAGCACCGTCATAGAGGTAGTGCACGTTGCCATCGAACCCGAACGCATTCATGGATGCCGGGTCGTTCAGGATCGGCAGCTGGGTACCCTGCCCGTAGTCGATGGTGAACTGGCCCGCATAACACTGCTCATAGGTCGCGCAGTAAAAATCCGCGTTACTCAGCAGAATGGACTTTTCCGACAGGTTGCCGTCGGGCTGCGCGTGGGAGGTGGAGTGATGAATATCAAATTTGGCGCTGAGATTTTCGCTCAGGTCCCACTCCAGGTTGAAACCGATGGATTCATTTTCGGTTTCCAGTTCATCGATGTAGCCGATGTAGTCGGTACCGCCGGCACCATTGACGATCTGTGCGATGGAACCATTTTCATCGGTGGAACCACTTACCCAGTTACCAAACCAGTGTGCGGTCTGGTAGCGCTCGATATCGTCCTGATAGCTCGAATAGAAGTAATCCAGACTGGCAACCGCTGCATCGCTGATCGCGTACTGAACCACTACCTGGGCGTTATCACGCGCGCGCTCGTGGTGGCTCTGGTCCATGTTGTAGTTCTGCGGCATCCAGATGGTGCCACCGGGGTTATTGCTGCGGTTGATCGCGGAATCGTCAATCGCTCCGCCGCCACAGGCGTCGGTGGAGGTGCTGAATCCAAGTTCACAGTTGCCTGCAGTCTGGCGCAGCCAGCCATCGGTCGCGATAATTTCCTGCGAGCTGTCACGCTGGGAGTGGGACAGTGCCGCAAGCACACCCAGTTTGCCGTCGAACAGCTGAGTGGAGAACATACCGGAAACTTCCGGCGTAAAGTCGTCACCCTGTACGTTGGTGGTGTCGCTATTGGTCTTTACGCTGAATGCAGATTTAAAGCCATCGTAATCAAATGGCTTGGCGGTGCGCACATTCACGGTCGCGCCGATACCGCCGGATGCCTGCTCGGCACGCGCGGTTTTGTAAACATCAACACCCACCACAGATTCCGGGGCAATCTGCTCAAAGTTGAAGCTGCGGTTCTGGGTGCCGCCAGCACCTTCCTGCTTGGGGGAGTCCGCAAACGGCATATTGCGGCCATTCAGGGTTACAAGGTTAAAGTTGGGACCAAAACCGCGCACGGTTATCTGGTTACCTTCGCCATTTTTACGGTCAATGGACACACCACTGATACGCTGCAGGGATTCCGCCAGGTTGGTATCAGGGAACTTACCGATGTCTTCTGCGGAAATGGCATCCACAACACCGTTGGCATCGCGCTTGATGTCGGCGGCTTTTTGCAGTGAACCGCGGATACCGGTTACCACAATCTCTTCCATCGCCTCGACACCGTCCTGCGCCAGTACGGCACCGGAGTTCACCATCGCAATTGAGATCACCAGGGGCTTCAGGCCCAAAGTAGTCTTTCTCATCATTATTATGCCTCCCGAATAGGCTTTATTGTTTAAGAGTACCACCCTTTAACAAGGGCGTAATTTGCGCCAAAATGAAAACGTTTACATTTACTGAGCTGCATTTACCCGGAAGCTGGCGTTACGTGGAAGGATGCCCGCTCATCGGGTAGAGGTCGCTCGGTCAGGAACCAAACTCGGTGAAAGAATCTATTTGCAAGAACTGCAGAGTGATGTGATGCATAGTCTTCTCCCGCCTGGCTGTTCGCCATCGCTTTATTGTTTTTTTTCGCGCCCGTTTTCGAGCGTCAGAATCAGACTAACCAACAATGTAAACGTTTACAACGGTCTTTTCGGCCCCGGTTTCACGCCGGCTTCCTCCCCCCTCTCGCCAATAGTAATTTGTTGCTCGGACTCCCGGATTTGCCACAGGTAGCATAATTTTGTTGTCATTCGTACGACGATTTACCGCCGTTTGCACCGTGTAAAAAAAACCGGAAATATTTTTTTATCAGAGCACATATTGTGATTTACAGCTCAAATCCGAAGTGACCCGGAGCGTGCAGCGCCGCCGTACAGCTCGTTACACAGCCCTCCAAACAAGCCTTTAAATAAAAAGCGCCCCGGAGCAGTACTCCGGGGCGCTGAATGTAATCAACCATCAGTGGGGGCCGACATAGCCGGTACCCGACGCGGGTTTACAGTGTCTCGATAAAGGCCTTCACCGCAGAGCGCTGGGCGCTACTCAGGTTGTTGTAGGCTCCCCGCGCACTGGCTGCATCACCGCCGTGTCGCTGGATCGCAT
It encodes:
- a CDS encoding sugar porter family MFS transporter, producing the protein MSHALRYALIVSLGGFVFGFDASVISGVVGFTAIEFGLNEFQQGMVVSAPTLGAIIASFLAGSLADRFGRRTVLKLIAALYVVSAICSAFATTYFLLVLARFIGGLAFASLHIAPMYIAEVASARSRGRMVSINQLNIMLGFSAAYFANYLILQLSAGDLPWVVALGIDVHTWRWMLGIEIVPALMYLALLYTIPESPRWLLLNDREQEARGIFSRLMSRNEVEVQIACIRESVSEGRQAVLDAVRRLFGRPMRLVLVLGLIVGVSQQITGINAVYFYAPTIFEQSGVGTDAAFVQAVWVGIINIVFTLLAMALIDRLGRKPLMLIGLAGVVVSMAICAGSFSRASYELPENRAGEVFALTESEVLKPLVGVRFENDVAFKNALKQRLTQEEYLSHQSALMQLAIDVNAKLVLIGILGFVASFAFSLGPVMWVLLSEIFPNTIRGVAISCIGVANSAVSYVVQLAFPWELAHLGIVGTFSIYGGFALLGFVLVAWLLPETRGKTLEQLEKALGVKSASNVVAHDPQKNACAV
- a CDS encoding TonB-dependent receptor, whose product is MMRKTTLGLKPLVISIAMVNSGAVLAQDGVEAMEEIVVTGIRGSLQKAADIKRDANGVVDAISAEDIGKFPDTNLAESLQRISGVSIDRKNGEGNQITVRGFGPNFNLVTLNGRNMPFADSPKQEGAGGTQNRSFNFEQIAPESVVGVDVYKTARAEQASGGIGATVNVRTAKPFDYDGFKSAFSVKTNSDTTNVQGDDFTPEVSGMFSTQLFDGKLGVLAALSHSQRDSSQEIIATDGWLRQTAGNCELGFSTSTDACGGGAIDDSAINRSNNPGGTIWMPQNYNMDQSHHERARDNAQVVVQYAISDAAVASLDYFYSSYQDDIERYQTAHWFGNWVSGSTDENGSIAQIVNGAGGTDYIGYIDELETENESIGFNLEWDLSENLSAKFDIHHSTSHAQPDGNLSEKSILLSNADFYCATYEQCYAGQFTIDYGQGTQLPILNDPASMNAFGFDGNVHYLYDGATKGEQYDLASVGGNLVIGRGNEVLNTIDQAKLDFNWVNSNDSMLKSAQFGIGYVDFEFDTTWRMNMTTLGRAWNPSVDQLSLISSAGTGSAFSGNEALFPYFLKFDVKSMYDQIGDEFGFTFNPEVYNTVTEQSTSAYSQFNFETEIAQMPLTMVAGLRYEATDVTGETRQVTPYALRYESLTELRPQFSEDLVYGVTELDGDYAYFLPSLDVRLDITEEVVARASIGRTMTRTDLTALRPAVSIANSRPSGPYLAYQGNADLKPYLADNLDLALEWYYADGSYVSVNHFQKFVDNYVSADTTSGLLYNADGVAYTDPSRGDVGINGNTCGLNGEDVPACDGTVIANSPEINWLITTPVNKGDSHVQGFELAVQHMLGDSGFGLQANATLVDGDLEYDVFETAEQLALNGLSDSYNLVGFYDKNGFQARLAYNWRDDFLASTDQLRAPDEPVFTEAYGQWDLSASYEISDNMTVFLEGLNLTGEDFRQHGRFSNQLISAQEFGARYALGLRANF